In a single window of the Paenibacillus sp. MMS20-IR301 genome:
- a CDS encoding small acid-soluble spore protein P, translating to MSKPKSMAVPGVPQDNQGPRKEHHSSGPEPLSGSKKVKQANHVDHNNPQG from the coding sequence ATGAGTAAACCAAAGAGTATGGCTGTACCAGGGGTGCCGCAGGATAATCAAGGGCCCCGTAAAGAGCATCATTCTTCCGGGCCTGAACCGTTGTCCGGATCGAAAAAGGTGAAGCAGGCTAACCATGTGGACCATAATAACCCTCAAGGCTAA
- the serS gene encoding serine--tRNA ligase, with protein MLDVKVLRSDYARVEEALNKRGKSLDLIAGFPPLDLRRRELLQETEGLKNRRNTVSGDVAKKKKNGEPADDLIAEMRTVSDRIKELDDEVRELELQIDELTMSIPNIPHESVPVGKSEEDNVEVRRWAQPREFGFTPKSHWELAQQLDIIDFEAAAKVTGSRFVFYKGLGARLERALINFMMDLHSEEHGYGEMLPPYIVNKDSLYGTGQLPKFEEDLFKLRDTEYYLIPTAEVPVTNYYREEILTAGDLPKYHVAYSSCFRSEAGSAGRDTRGLIRQHQFNKVELVKLASPETSYEELEKMTADAERVLQLLGLPYRVLLLCTADMGFTSAKTYDLEVWLPESGMYREISSCSNTEDFQARRANIRFRKEAKSKPEFVHTLNGSALAVGRTVAAILENYQQEDGSVLIPECLQPYMRNVKSISPQKV; from the coding sequence GTGTTAGATGTTAAAGTATTGCGCAGTGATTACGCCAGAGTTGAAGAGGCGCTTAACAAAAGAGGTAAATCACTTGATTTGATCGCCGGCTTCCCGCCGCTGGATCTGCGCCGCCGCGAACTGCTTCAGGAAACAGAAGGGCTTAAGAACCGCCGGAATACCGTGTCCGGTGATGTAGCGAAAAAGAAGAAGAATGGTGAGCCTGCTGATGATCTGATCGCAGAGATGCGTACGGTTTCCGACCGGATTAAAGAGTTGGATGATGAAGTGCGTGAGCTGGAGCTTCAGATTGATGAACTGACCATGAGCATTCCGAATATTCCGCATGAATCAGTACCGGTGGGCAAGTCCGAGGAGGATAATGTTGAAGTCCGCCGCTGGGCACAGCCAAGAGAATTCGGCTTCACTCCGAAATCACACTGGGAGCTGGCACAGCAGCTTGATATCATTGATTTTGAAGCGGCAGCCAAAGTAACGGGCTCGCGGTTTGTCTTCTATAAAGGCTTGGGAGCCAGACTTGAGCGTGCCCTGATCAATTTCATGATGGATCTGCATAGTGAAGAGCATGGCTATGGAGAAATGCTGCCTCCTTATATCGTTAACAAGGACAGCCTGTATGGAACGGGCCAGCTGCCGAAATTTGAAGAGGATCTGTTCAAGCTGCGGGATACAGAATATTATCTGATTCCGACTGCGGAAGTACCTGTGACGAACTATTACCGTGAAGAGATTCTGACGGCTGGCGACCTGCCGAAGTACCATGTAGCCTACAGCTCCTGCTTCCGTTCAGAAGCCGGCTCTGCAGGACGCGATACGCGCGGCCTGATCCGCCAGCATCAATTCAATAAGGTGGAGCTTGTGAAGCTTGCCAGTCCGGAGACCTCTTATGAAGAGCTGGAGAAGATGACAGCCGATGCTGAACGTGTGCTGCAGCTTCTGGGACTGCCATACCGTGTACTGCTGCTGTGTACGGCAGATATGGGCTTCACGTCAGCCAAGACCTATGACTTAGAAGTATGGCTGCCTGAGAGCGGAATGTACCGTGAAATCTCCTCCTGCTCTAATACAGAGGACTTCCAGGCCCGCCGGGCGAATATCCGCTTCCGCAAAGAGGCTAAATCCAAGCCGGAGTTCGTGCACACCCTTAACGGTTCAGCACTGGCCGTAGGCCGTACGGTGGCAGCTATTCTGGAGAACTATCAGCAGGAGGACGGCAGTGTTCTGATCCCGGAATGCCTGCAGCCGTACATGCGTAATGTGAAATCGATCAGCCCGCAAAAAGTTTAA
- the tadA gene encoding tRNA adenosine(34) deaminase TadA yields MNLNIDFEELTADVQAIHEYWMKEAIGEARKAEALGEVPIGAVVVHEGKIIGRGYNLRETTLDSTAHAEMVAIREASRTLNSWRLLGCQLYVTLEPCPMCAGAMVQARVPLTVYGTPDPKAGCAGTLMNLLEESRFNHRTEVIQGVLQEECAELLTSFFRRLRQRPAKL; encoded by the coding sequence ATGAATTTGAATATAGACTTTGAAGAGCTGACGGCTGATGTACAGGCCATTCATGAATACTGGATGAAAGAAGCAATAGGCGAAGCCCGCAAAGCGGAGGCGCTGGGTGAAGTGCCGATTGGTGCTGTTGTCGTCCATGAGGGCAAAATCATTGGCCGGGGTTATAATCTGCGCGAGACCACCCTGGATTCCACTGCCCATGCTGAAATGGTGGCTATCCGGGAAGCAAGCCGCACCCTTAATTCATGGCGTCTGCTCGGCTGCCAGCTCTATGTCACCCTGGAACCCTGCCCTATGTGTGCAGGAGCCATGGTGCAGGCCAGAGTTCCGCTTACCGTCTATGGGACCCCTGATCCCAAAGCAGGCTGTGCAGGAACCTTGATGAATCTGCTGGAGGAGTCACGTTTTAACCACCGGACCGAGGTTATTCAAGGGGTGCTGCAGGAAGAATGTGCGGAGCTGCTGACCTCCTTCTTCCGCCGGCTGCGGCAGCGTCCGGCCAAGCTCTAG
- a CDS encoding DUF6612 family protein translates to MNKRWGLSAAALLLAAAVVLPGCAKQDAPKEALTAAAAKVTAMTSYEMKSKLTVNDLTIDASAGEADATTGQILSMLKNAELTVDGVYQAEPMQTELTMVLNLKGDMAMSFTIPMVMTAEKLYVKVPSIPFLPLPETVVGKFVEVDLKELAEQEGAEFNPAALDTQKVQQLSNEVVSTLLAEYDEEKYFNEIKPKEAGLPEGVEAKQVVQFQVTNDNIKEALTILVNNALPKIIDVLGKEEYKDLLQIDAADLTKAKEELQSGEARADFDKGLADLGNYLTINQFHLNTAINKDNFPVYQDMLMDIKVNDPESGENVAMSLTASNQYSKINEKQTFQIGIPQGDDVITLEELQQQFGVSGTY, encoded by the coding sequence ATGAATAAAAGATGGGGGTTATCCGCTGCCGCATTGCTGCTTGCTGCAGCAGTCGTGTTGCCCGGATGTGCCAAGCAGGATGCGCCGAAAGAAGCATTAACCGCAGCTGCTGCCAAAGTTACAGCAATGACTTCATATGAAATGAAAAGCAAGCTTACTGTAAATGATCTGACTATCGATGCAAGCGCAGGAGAAGCGGATGCTACGACAGGACAGATCCTCAGTATGCTTAAGAACGCAGAGCTCACTGTCGATGGAGTGTACCAGGCAGAGCCGATGCAGACTGAATTGACGATGGTATTGAATTTGAAGGGTGATATGGCGATGTCCTTCACCATACCGATGGTCATGACAGCCGAGAAGCTGTATGTTAAAGTACCATCCATTCCGTTCCTGCCGCTTCCGGAGACCGTTGTAGGCAAGTTTGTAGAAGTAGATCTGAAGGAGCTGGCAGAGCAGGAAGGAGCCGAGTTCAATCCTGCTGCCCTAGATACACAGAAGGTACAGCAGCTGTCTAATGAAGTGGTGAGCACACTTCTGGCTGAGTATGACGAAGAGAAGTACTTCAACGAGATCAAACCTAAGGAAGCGGGACTGCCTGAGGGCGTGGAAGCGAAGCAGGTCGTTCAGTTCCAGGTAACGAATGATAATATCAAAGAGGCGCTTACCATTCTGGTGAATAATGCGCTGCCTAAGATTATCGACGTACTGGGCAAAGAAGAATATAAGGATCTGCTGCAGATTGATGCGGCTGATTTGACTAAGGCGAAGGAAGAGCTGCAGTCAGGTGAGGCCCGTGCAGATTTTGATAAGGGTCTGGCTGATCTGGGCAACTATCTGACCATTAACCAGTTCCATCTCAATACGGCCATTAATAAGGATAACTTCCCTGTCTATCAGGATATGCTGATGGACATTAAGGTGAATGATCCGGAGTCAGGCGAGAATGTCGCTATGTCTCTGACTGCAAGCAACCAATACAGCAAGATTAATGAAAAGCAGACCTTCCAGATTGGTATTCCGCAGGGGGATGACGTAATTACTCTTGAAGAACTGCAGCAGCAGTTTGGGGTTTCGGGTACTTATTAA
- a CDS encoding D-alanyl-D-alanine carboxypeptidase family protein → MKTATVGLLLNMLASPVSSVVWADEVKTPVTTEAGTTAASTPAAATAAAKIPSVESLGLNVKSAVLIEPTTGEVLMSLNADQPMPPASMTKMMTEYLVTEAVNSGQISWDQKVIIQENAAKQTGSRIYLAQGDEHTVRELYIAMAVGSANDATVALAELVSGSEQQFVTLMNETAQKMGMKTAYFINSTGLDRADMPAKYQPKEERETVMSALDAATLAKYIVTDHPDFTEFTTIQSYKFRERDTKPMINYNWMLEANKDIPNFKAYAYPGLDGLKTGHTTNAGNCFTGTAVRDGMRLISVVMGADSEAHRFTETKKVLDFGFNNFEIKQVVAPKAVIAGTETVPVLKGKNKEVSVVTDAGVTFIVPKGTVSPQITTTVETNDPATLVAPIAGASKVGKVSYSYQIEGMTLVQEKTVNLITAEEAEKAGWFKLLMRAIGEFFGDLFKGIKNLF, encoded by the coding sequence ATGAAGACAGCGACGGTAGGTCTGCTTTTAAATATGTTAGCTTCTCCTGTAAGTTCAGTAGTATGGGCCGATGAGGTTAAGACTCCGGTTACAACAGAAGCAGGCACTACTGCCGCCAGCACCCCTGCTGCGGCTACGGCTGCCGCCAAGATTCCAAGCGTGGAATCGCTGGGACTGAATGTGAAATCTGCAGTGTTGATTGAGCCTACTACAGGTGAGGTCCTGATGTCACTCAATGCTGATCAGCCTATGCCTCCGGCGAGTATGACCAAGATGATGACCGAATATCTTGTAACGGAAGCTGTGAATAGCGGACAGATATCCTGGGATCAGAAGGTCATTATTCAGGAGAATGCCGCAAAGCAGACCGGTTCACGGATATATTTGGCACAGGGTGATGAACATACTGTTAGAGAGTTGTACATAGCTATGGCAGTAGGTTCGGCTAATGATGCTACAGTTGCTTTGGCCGAACTTGTGTCCGGCTCTGAACAGCAATTTGTGACACTGATGAATGAGACGGCCCAGAAGATGGGGATGAAGACAGCTTATTTCATTAACTCCACCGGCCTTGACCGTGCGGATATGCCTGCTAAATATCAGCCTAAAGAGGAACGCGAGACGGTTATGTCTGCACTGGATGCAGCTACCCTTGCCAAATATATAGTAACTGACCATCCAGACTTCACAGAATTTACAACGATCCAATCCTACAAATTCCGTGAGCGCGATACCAAGCCGATGATTAACTACAACTGGATGCTGGAAGCTAATAAGGATATCCCTAACTTCAAAGCATATGCATATCCCGGTCTGGACGGACTTAAGACAGGGCATACCACCAATGCCGGCAACTGCTTTACAGGAACCGCTGTGCGTGACGGGATGCGTTTGATTAGCGTAGTTATGGGAGCCGACTCGGAAGCCCACCGCTTCACGGAAACGAAGAAGGTCCTTGACTTCGGTTTTAACAATTTTGAAATCAAACAGGTGGTAGCACCGAAGGCTGTAATTGCCGGAACCGAAACTGTACCTGTTCTGAAAGGCAAGAATAAAGAAGTATCTGTGGTGACTGATGCGGGTGTAACCTTCATTGTACCAAAAGGAACTGTATCCCCGCAGATTACTACAACTGTAGAAACCAATGACCCGGCAACCTTAGTCGCTCCAATCGCCGGAGCCAGCAAGGTAGGTAAGGTTAGTTACTCTTACCAGATCGAAGGGATGACGCTGGTTCAGGAGAAGACCGTTAACCTGATTACTGCTGAAGAAGCAGAGAAGGCAGGCTGGTTTAAGCTGCTGATGCGGGCGATTGGTGAGTTTTTCGGTGATCTTTTTAAAGGAATTAAGAACTTGTTCTAG
- the guaB gene encoding IMP dehydrogenase translates to MWEDKFGKEGLTFDDVLLVPRKSEVLPKEVDLSTVLSNNVKLNIPLISAGMDTVTEAAMAIAIAREGGVGIIHKNMSVEQQAGEVDRVKRSESGVITNPFSLTPDHLVSDAERLMGKYRISGVPVVDDNNKLVGIITNRDMRFIHDYSAPISEYMTRDNLVTASVGTTLQEAEVMLQRHKIEKLPLVDEDNILKGLITIKDIEKAIQFPNGAKDAQGRLLVGAAIGISKDAEERAKALVDAGADLLVVDSAHGHHINILEAVRKLRAQYPDLTIVAGNVATGEATRDLIEAGASIVKVGIGPGSICTTRVIAGIGVPQITAIYDCATVAREYGVPIIADGGIKYSGEITKAIAAGASAVMMGSLFAGTEESPGESELYQGRKFKVYRGMGSMSAMKQGSKDRYFQDDDKKLVPEGIEGRVAFKGPLSDTVHQLIGGLRSGMGYCGTKTLEELRNDTAFIRITGAGLRESHPHDVQITKEAPNYSL, encoded by the coding sequence GTGTGGGAAGATAAGTTTGGTAAAGAAGGATTGACTTTTGATGATGTACTGCTGGTGCCGCGTAAATCTGAGGTGCTGCCGAAGGAAGTGGACCTTTCCACAGTACTGAGTAACAACGTGAAGCTCAATATTCCGCTGATCAGTGCCGGTATGGATACTGTTACAGAAGCTGCTATGGCCATAGCTATCGCCCGTGAAGGCGGGGTCGGCATTATTCACAAGAATATGTCTGTGGAGCAGCAGGCCGGGGAAGTGGACCGAGTTAAGCGTTCCGAAAGTGGCGTAATCACCAATCCTTTCTCCCTCACTCCGGATCATCTGGTATCCGATGCAGAACGTCTTATGGGGAAATACCGTATTTCCGGCGTTCCTGTAGTTGATGATAATAACAAGCTGGTCGGCATTATTACAAACCGTGATATGCGCTTTATCCATGATTATAGTGCTCCGATCAGTGAATATATGACCCGTGATAACCTGGTAACCGCTTCGGTTGGTACAACACTCCAGGAAGCAGAAGTAATGCTGCAGCGTCATAAGATTGAGAAGCTGCCACTGGTTGATGAGGATAATATTCTTAAAGGCCTTATTACCATTAAGGATATCGAGAAGGCCATCCAGTTCCCTAACGGGGCTAAAGATGCACAGGGCCGCTTGCTGGTGGGTGCAGCTATCGGTATCTCCAAGGATGCAGAAGAACGTGCAAAGGCATTGGTTGATGCAGGTGCCGATCTGCTTGTAGTGGATTCAGCACACGGACATCATATTAATATTCTTGAAGCCGTACGCAAGCTGCGCGCCCAGTATCCTGATCTTACAATTGTTGCTGGTAATGTAGCTACTGGCGAAGCTACCCGCGATCTGATTGAAGCCGGAGCTTCTATTGTGAAGGTGGGTATCGGACCAGGCTCAATTTGTACTACCCGTGTTATCGCAGGTATCGGGGTACCGCAGATCACAGCTATTTATGACTGTGCAACAGTTGCGCGTGAGTATGGGGTGCCGATCATTGCTGACGGCGGAATTAAGTATTCAGGTGAGATTACCAAAGCGATTGCTGCTGGTGCATCGGCCGTAATGATGGGAAGCCTGTTTGCCGGAACCGAAGAAAGCCCGGGAGAATCAGAGCTGTACCAGGGACGTAAATTTAAGGTATACCGCGGTATGGGCAGTATGAGTGCTATGAAGCAGGGAAGTAAGGACCGTTACTTCCAGGATGATGACAAGAAGCTGGTTCCTGAAGGGATTGAAGGCCGTGTTGCTTTTAAAGGACCATTGTCTGATACTGTTCATCAATTAATCGGCGGACTTCGCTCCGGTATGGGATACTGCGGCACGAAGACGCTTGAAGAACTGCGTAATGATACGGCATTTATCCGCATCACCGGCGCTGGTCTTCGCGAGAGCCACCCGCATGATGTACAGATTACCAAAGAAGCGCCGAACTATTCCCTGTAA
- a CDS encoding GNAT family protein yields MSYKLYDTAQGIYLSLLQLTDAEDLLSLRLHNRKEHQQFEPLRDNDYFTLDSQRQLIAQRIEDSRQDNAYMFGIYLLSGELIGQITISNVVRGVGQFADIGYLIDHSQQGKGYTTAAVQLILKYAFRSLGLHRLQAAILPHNNGSRRVLEKNGFQAEGLARRFIKINGEWQDHRTYAILAEDVLTREE; encoded by the coding sequence ATGTCTTACAAGCTGTACGATACTGCACAGGGAATCTATCTCTCCCTGCTGCAGCTTACCGATGCCGAAGATCTGCTGAGCCTGCGCCTGCACAACCGCAAAGAGCATCAGCAGTTCGAGCCTTTGCGCGACAATGACTACTTCACCCTGGACAGCCAGCGGCAGCTGATTGCCCAGCGGATAGAGGATTCCCGGCAGGATAACGCTTATATGTTTGGCATCTATCTGCTTAGCGGTGAGCTGATTGGCCAGATTACGATTTCTAACGTTGTGCGGGGCGTCGGACAATTTGCCGACATCGGTTATCTCATTGACCACAGCCAGCAAGGAAAAGGCTATACTACTGCAGCTGTGCAGCTGATTCTGAAATATGCTTTCCGCTCCCTGGGGCTTCACAGGCTGCAGGCTGCAATCCTGCCGCATAATAACGGCTCCCGCAGAGTACTGGAGAAGAACGGTTTTCAGGCAGAAGGGCTGGCCCGCCGGTTCATTAAGATTAACGGAGAATGGCAGGATCACCGCACTTACGCTATTCTGGCCGAAGATGTCCTTACCCGTGAAGAGTAG
- a CDS encoding ATP-binding protein has product MSIKTKLSAIIFGSVLLILALNLTLNLYEVRNNLRNESISNMLITAKQVAVSVEQSSYSSKYVEQKIAQNLRLAAILASYELDPDIEKIENGQLKELAVRLGVSNISLLVKTDNDIVVAKSSDPSEIGLSTKGMGFWYVALLELLAGHNVSVDQGQSLENFWSGPFEYSTSNPVYIDKWGYYYDGSSNYLIDPYVRSTAVSDYVKIMNPDEIIQESRAVNPGILEITGINPKTFGSPSMMPDGSDPGNRKLHNRPIQYGTYAYGNVAADKAAIREALNKGEPVTLDTEALGKRVLKSFIPVSQPGVPDYVVGVVMDYGTISAVIKQQLSNNITTSVLLLIVFFLASYIMAGLITRPIQDILAKVNDVAKGKFEPPLNVESRDELGQLAHRINAMTSHLLQHTNRLGQTLEENRAVKEHLESVINSTSDAIHTVDMNGRITSTNKAFQELYGWNAADAAIKTPYLVPATVREQEEARLRQLREGATLPPVETVRLKRDGSIVEVSVSTSVIRDEDGQPQSFVHVSRDMTERNRIEELLRRSEKLTTVGQLAAGVAHEIRNPLTTLRGFLQLQQEKKVLVPLHNDLMLSELDRINLIVSEFLILAKPQAVHFQQKDLRHIVGDVISLLDSQAHLFGIEFATYFSEVPAMVHCEENQLKQVFINVIKNAIEAMPEGGTITLEQHQHNDSVVIVVSDEGGGVPEEMLPKLGEPFFTNKESGTGLGLMVSHRIIQAHRGSLEIRSEYGRGAQVMIKLPEAGEDNLPSGMIIERSEDKHENQ; this is encoded by the coding sequence TTGTCCATAAAAACAAAACTATCAGCGATTATTTTTGGCTCTGTACTCCTGATTCTGGCTCTGAACCTTACGCTTAATTTATATGAGGTGCGGAATAATCTGCGTAATGAAAGTATAAGCAATATGCTGATAACCGCCAAGCAGGTCGCAGTTTCAGTGGAACAGAGCAGCTACAGTTCGAAGTATGTGGAGCAGAAAATTGCCCAGAACCTGAGACTCGCGGCAATTCTGGCATCCTATGAGCTTGATCCAGATATCGAGAAGATTGAGAACGGGCAGCTGAAGGAGCTGGCCGTCAGGCTTGGTGTGTCTAATATTTCGCTGCTGGTCAAGACTGATAATGATATTGTCGTGGCCAAGTCGTCAGATCCCTCGGAGATTGGCCTTTCCACAAAAGGCATGGGCTTTTGGTATGTGGCACTATTGGAGCTGCTTGCGGGCCATAATGTATCGGTAGATCAGGGGCAGTCACTGGAGAACTTCTGGTCAGGTCCGTTTGAATATTCAACCTCAAATCCGGTCTACATTGATAAATGGGGCTACTACTATGATGGGAGCAGCAACTATCTCATAGATCCGTATGTCCGGAGCACGGCGGTTAGTGATTACGTCAAAATCATGAATCCGGATGAAATTATCCAGGAGTCCAGAGCGGTGAATCCCGGAATTCTGGAGATAACGGGGATTAATCCGAAGACGTTCGGTTCACCGAGTATGATGCCGGACGGCAGCGACCCCGGTAACCGGAAGCTGCACAACCGTCCGATCCAGTACGGGACTTATGCGTATGGCAATGTAGCCGCTGATAAGGCTGCCATCCGGGAAGCGTTGAATAAGGGTGAGCCGGTAACACTAGACACAGAGGCGCTGGGCAAAAGAGTGCTTAAGAGCTTCATTCCAGTCTCTCAACCGGGAGTCCCCGATTATGTGGTTGGTGTAGTAATGGATTACGGGACAATATCAGCGGTGATCAAGCAGCAGCTGTCCAATAATATCACCACTTCGGTGCTGCTGCTGATTGTCTTCTTCCTGGCCAGTTATATTATGGCGGGTCTGATTACCCGGCCGATTCAGGATATACTGGCTAAGGTGAATGATGTAGCCAAAGGCAAGTTCGAGCCTCCGCTGAATGTAGAGAGCCGCGATGAGCTTGGGCAGCTTGCCCACCGGATTAATGCCATGACTTCACATCTGCTGCAGCATACCAACCGGCTGGGGCAGACACTGGAAGAGAACCGGGCGGTTAAGGAGCATCTGGAATCCGTGATCAACAGCACCTCCGATGCGATTCATACCGTCGATATGAACGGCCGGATTACCAGTACCAACAAAGCGTTTCAGGAGCTGTACGGCTGGAATGCCGCAGATGCAGCAATCAAGACCCCGTATCTCGTTCCGGCTACCGTAAGAGAGCAGGAAGAGGCGCGTCTGCGGCAGCTGAGGGAAGGGGCGACTCTGCCGCCGGTGGAGACAGTGAGGCTGAAGCGCGACGGTTCTATTGTTGAAGTCAGCGTAAGCACTTCGGTGATCCGTGATGAGGACGGGCAGCCGCAGTCATTCGTGCACGTCTCACGGGATATGACGGAGCGCAACCGGATTGAAGAGCTGCTACGGCGGTCGGAGAAGCTGACTACAGTGGGCCAGCTGGCTGCGGGGGTTGCCCATGAAATCCGCAATCCGTTAACAACCTTAAGAGGGTTTCTGCAGCTTCAGCAGGAGAAGAAGGTTCTGGTACCGCTTCATAATGATCTGATGCTCTCTGAGCTGGACCGGATTAATCTGATTGTGAGCGAATTCCTGATCTTAGCCAAACCGCAGGCCGTGCATTTTCAGCAAAAGGATCTGCGGCATATTGTGGGTGACGTGATCTCACTGCTGGACAGCCAGGCCCATCTGTTCGGTATAGAATTCGCGACTTATTTCTCAGAGGTGCCGGCCATGGTGCATTGTGAGGAGAACCAGCTGAAGCAGGTCTTTATCAATGTAATCAAAAACGCTATTGAGGCTATGCCTGAGGGCGGGACGATTACCCTGGAGCAGCACCAGCATAATGATTCTGTGGTGATCGTCGTTTCTGATGAAGGCGGCGGAGTTCCTGAAGAGATGCTGCCGAAGCTGGGAGAGCCCTTCTTCACGAATAAAGAGTCGGGAACGGGGCTGGGTCTGATGGTCAGCCACCGTATCATTCAGGCGCATAGAGGCAGTCTGGAGATCCGCAGTGAGTATGGGCGGGGGGCTCAGGTAATGATCAAGCTGCCTGAAGCAGGGGAAGATAATCTTCCTTCAGGCATGATTATAGAACGGAGTGAAGACAAACATGAGAATCAATAA
- the pdxS gene encoding pyridoxal 5'-phosphate synthase lyase subunit PdxS — METGTSRVKRGMAEMQKGGVIMDVMNAEQAKIAEAAGAVAVMALERVPSDIRAAGGVARMADPTIVEEVLKVVSIPVMAKARIGHYVEAKVLESLGVDYLDESEVLTPADEVFHINKREFTVPFVCGAKDLGEALRRINEGASMIRTKGEPGTGNIVEAVRHMRYINGQIRKVTGLSLDELYNEAKTLGVPYELLLEVHQLGKLPVVNFAAGGVATPADAALMMHLGADGVFVGSGIFKSDNPEKFARAIVEATTHFTDYKLIAEVSKNLGTPMKGIDIATLSPAERMSERGR; from the coding sequence ATGGAAACAGGAACATCGCGAGTAAAAAGAGGTATGGCAGAAATGCAAAAAGGCGGCGTCATTATGGACGTCATGAATGCAGAGCAGGCAAAAATTGCTGAGGCAGCGGGTGCAGTGGCAGTTATGGCTCTGGAACGTGTACCCTCAGATATCCGCGCTGCAGGTGGTGTAGCCCGGATGGCTGACCCTACCATCGTTGAAGAGGTACTTAAGGTAGTCAGTATTCCTGTAATGGCGAAGGCACGGATTGGTCATTATGTGGAAGCCAAGGTTCTCGAATCTCTGGGCGTTGACTATTTGGATGAGAGTGAAGTTCTTACTCCTGCCGATGAAGTATTCCATATCAATAAACGCGAATTTACAGTTCCTTTTGTATGCGGGGCGAAAGATCTTGGTGAAGCATTGCGCCGGATCAATGAGGGAGCCTCCATGATCCGTACTAAAGGCGAGCCGGGAACGGGTAACATCGTTGAAGCTGTCCGTCATATGCGCTACATTAACGGTCAGATCCGCAAGGTAACAGGTCTTTCACTGGACGAGCTATATAATGAAGCTAAGACGCTCGGAGTGCCCTATGAGCTGCTGCTTGAGGTACACCAGCTGGGTAAGCTGCCTGTAGTTAACTTTGCTGCCGGCGGCGTGGCTACACCAGCGGATGCTGCGCTGATGATGCACCTGGGTGCTGATGGCGTATTCGTCGGTTCCGGTATCTTCAAATCGGATAACCCGGAGAAGTTTGCCCGGGCCATTGTAGAAGCCACAACCCATTTTACAGATTATAAGCTGATTGCTGAAGTGTCGAAGAATCTGGGCACTCCAATGAAGGGCATTGATATCGCTACGTTGTCACCGGCTGAACGGATGTCGGAACGCGGCCGTTAA
- the pdxT gene encoding pyridoxal 5'-phosphate synthase glutaminase subunit PdxT, which translates to MRIGVLALQGAVTEHIVSIEKTGALGLPIKRIEQLAEVEGLIIPGGESTTIGKLMRKYGFIEAIREFAAQGKPIFGTCAGMIVLAERIAGGEPGHLELMNITVARNAFGRQRESFECDLEVKGINELVRAVFIRAPLINEVGPDVEVLSVYKDEIVTARQGNLLVSSFHPELTDDYRLHQYFTGMVEDSIAANQ; encoded by the coding sequence ATGAGAATAGGTGTGTTAGCGCTGCAAGGCGCTGTTACAGAGCATATTGTCAGTATTGAGAAGACAGGTGCACTGGGTCTGCCCATTAAACGTATAGAGCAGCTCGCCGAGGTCGAGGGTCTGATTATACCCGGCGGCGAGAGTACAACGATTGGCAAATTAATGCGCAAATATGGCTTTATTGAAGCTATACGTGAATTCGCGGCCCAGGGGAAGCCGATCTTCGGGACCTGCGCCGGAATGATAGTTCTGGCGGAGAGAATTGCCGGAGGCGAACCCGGTCATCTGGAGCTGATGAATATTACGGTTGCCCGGAATGCCTTTGGCCGTCAACGGGAAAGCTTTGAATGTGATCTGGAGGTTAAAGGAATCAATGAGCTGGTGCGTGCGGTATTTATTCGTGCTCCGCTCATTAATGAGGTAGGTCCGGACGTTGAGGTGCTTTCTGTGTATAAGGATGAGATTGTCACCGCACGCCAAGGGAATCTGCTCGTATCCTCTTTCCATCCGGAATTGACTGATGATTACAGGCTGCATCAATATTTTACCGGCATGGTAGAGGACAGTATCGCAGCCAACCAATAG